One Leptospira noumeaensis DNA window includes the following coding sequences:
- a CDS encoding DUF6935 domain-containing protein, giving the protein MKKTLILTILFLFAASQAFAQNLTPRNVVVLPSEPTTIEEFKSSQSSIATTPEGAAAMLVLAISLYGKNQDLGTKTITLSVVSKNRQKSNKPSAVDGMDLGNGDKFLLGQLDKYKMLSNGYWKGAEPSNGYTPSLPLTVETYTNPYSGEESTGRIKLFVATRGASSFRPVTVEKDSDGLWRAKEMSSLFVGMMPAK; this is encoded by the coding sequence ATGAAAAAAACCCTTATTCTAACCATTCTCTTTCTGTTTGCGGCTAGTCAGGCCTTCGCTCAGAACCTAACTCCTCGTAATGTGGTTGTCCTTCCTTCAGAACCAACTACAATTGAAGAATTCAAATCTTCACAATCATCGATTGCAACTACGCCAGAAGGTGCTGCTGCCATGCTTGTACTTGCCATTTCTCTCTATGGAAAAAACCAAGACTTAGGTACAAAAACAATTACCCTTTCGGTAGTTTCGAAAAATCGGCAAAAGTCCAACAAACCTTCTGCCGTTGATGGAATGGATTTGGGGAATGGTGATAAATTTCTTCTTGGTCAATTGGATAAATACAAAATGTTATCCAATGGTTATTGGAAAGGAGCAGAACCTTCCAATGGATACACTCCTAGTTTGCCTTTGACAGTCGAAACCTATACAAATCCTTATTCTGGTGAAGAATCCACGGGAAGAATTAAACTTTTTGTTGCCACTCGGGGTGCATCTAGTTTCCGACCAGTGACTGTGGAAAAAGATTCCGATGGACTTTGGCGTGCCAAAGAAATGAGTTCTTTATTTGTGGGAATGATGCCAGCCAAATAG
- a CDS encoding LA_2478/LA_2722/LA_4182 family protein: MKKISFFLLILAPFFITAQTLKDAKEFQALSKKMCAKTSECMKEKLKDLPADQRKMIESQFVNGNVCESRYKNYVVEGQKPASDKPTKKLTKEDLEDMKKCARDMAAFSCADLEEGKVPESCEKFQEEN, translated from the coding sequence ATGAAAAAAATTTCCTTTTTTTTACTAATACTCGCCCCCTTCTTCATCACCGCACAAACATTAAAGGATGCCAAAGAATTCCAAGCACTCTCTAAAAAAATGTGTGCAAAAACTTCTGAGTGTATGAAAGAAAAACTGAAAGACCTTCCCGCGGACCAAAGGAAGATGATCGAATCTCAGTTTGTGAATGGGAACGTTTGTGAATCTCGTTACAAAAACTATGTTGTCGAAGGTCAGAAACCGGCGAGTGACAAACCAACAAAAAAACTCACCAAAGAAGATTTGGAAGATATGAAAAAATGTGCCAGAGACATGGCAGCATTTTCTTGTGCAGATTTAGAAGAAGGAAAAGTTCCTGAGTCTTGTGAAAAATTCCAAGAAGAAAACTAA
- a CDS encoding amino acid--tRNA ligase-related protein: MISLSKDTVIFRSQVFKMVREILFRNEFLEVDTPTLKPIVGMEPYLDPFEVRSPSGREKGYLITSPEYSLKQMMAKGLDRIFELAHTFRSGEMGSGFHSKEFLMLELYAKGMDDVVLRHFIEKFLRELVYTFGKEEDKKNINKPQWIRHLSVEEVFQQNVGHGFSKEDLLQTIITKKLTSSPVSELTHWQYEDLFFLVFLNLVEPKLGEGIVFLYDYPPECAALAKIVDGVAKRFEIYWDGLELANAFYELSDVEEQRKRFLEEQELRAKLGKEVFPMDEDFLLSLGSGFPDCAGISIGMDRLLLKLSGKHGLSEISPYWMEN, from the coding sequence ATGATTTCTCTCTCAAAAGATACAGTTATTTTTCGATCTCAAGTTTTTAAGATGGTTCGTGAAATTTTATTTCGAAATGAATTTTTGGAGGTAGATACTCCTACACTCAAGCCCATCGTGGGGATGGAACCATACCTTGATCCTTTTGAAGTGCGTTCGCCGAGTGGGCGTGAGAAAGGATACCTCATCACCTCTCCCGAATACAGTTTGAAACAAATGATGGCAAAGGGTTTGGATCGTATCTTTGAACTGGCTCATACGTTCCGGTCGGGTGAGATGGGAAGTGGGTTCCATTCAAAAGAATTTCTGATGTTAGAACTGTATGCCAAAGGAATGGATGATGTAGTTCTCAGACATTTTATAGAAAAATTCCTTCGTGAGTTGGTTTATACATTTGGAAAAGAAGAAGATAAGAAAAACATAAATAAACCCCAATGGATTCGTCATCTTTCCGTAGAAGAGGTTTTCCAACAAAATGTCGGACATGGATTTTCGAAGGAAGATTTGTTACAAACCATTATTACCAAAAAACTAACTTCGTCCCCGGTTTCCGAACTGACCCATTGGCAGTATGAAGATCTTTTCTTTTTGGTTTTTTTAAATCTAGTAGAACCAAAATTAGGTGAAGGTATTGTTTTTTTATACGATTATCCGCCAGAATGTGCCGCACTTGCTAAAATTGTAGATGGAGTGGCCAAACGGTTTGAGATTTATTGGGACGGACTAGAACTTGCGAATGCTTTTTATGAACTAAGTGATGTGGAAGAACAGAGGAAACGTTTTCTAGAAGAACAAGAGTTACGTGCCAAATTAGGAAAAGAAGTGTTTCCAATGGATGAAGATTTTCTTTTGTCTTTAGGAAGTGGATTTCCAGACTGTGCCGGAATCTCCATTGGCATGGACCGACTCCTTTTGAAATTATCTGGAAAACACGGACTAAGTGAGATTAGCCCGTATTGGATGGAAAATTAA
- a CDS encoding DUF4279 domain-containing protein — protein sequence MESGTQREAKSWAMFAISGPKLRPLEVTEKLGIQPDYYHGADVKDIENMTIPSHWQLNSKLGPDSPVQDHIWDLLKTLAPVRKNLKEFTESYESTIYASVEFASEFTKGVILDKRTMLLLGEMGVNLEIIPWELDETP from the coding sequence TGGAATCAGGAACACAAAGGGAAGCAAAATCGTGGGCGATGTTCGCCATCTCAGGACCTAAACTACGGCCATTGGAAGTCACGGAGAAATTAGGCATCCAACCGGATTATTACCACGGTGCGGATGTAAAAGACATCGAAAATATGACAATTCCAAGTCATTGGCAGCTCAATTCTAAGTTAGGACCTGATTCTCCAGTCCAGGATCATATTTGGGATTTGCTTAAAACCTTAGCACCTGTTCGCAAAAACCTAAAAGAATTCACCGAAAGTTACGAATCTACGATTTATGCATCTGTGGAGTTTGCATCCGAGTTCACAAAAGGTGTGATTTTAGACAAAAGGACTATGCTTTTGTTAGGTGAAATGGGTGTGAATTTAGAAATTATCCCCTGGGAACTCGATGAGACTCCCTAA